In Candidatus Binatia bacterium, the sequence ATGCGGAGCTTCTTGCGCTTCGGCGCGTCTCCATCGAGGGTGACTTTGCCTTCCACCTTGCCCGCAGCGCTGGAGGCCTGCGGCAGCATGAGGAGGCCCGCGAGGGCGGCAACACTGAAGATTCCCAAAGCTTTTCCGAACGTGGTCTTCACAATGATCCTTCCGATTTCGCGTGAAGCTCTATGCTTCACGTTTTGCTGCGGCCCCTGATTGCAGGTTTTTTGCCACAGGAGCAGTTCATTCAGTTTGAAGCGCCGCAACCAATGCATCTTGCGGTCGGTCCGGCACGATGCCGCACCTTGTTTCGCTACCAGACGGGCACCGGTGGTACAATTTGTCGCATGCGGCGGTAATCTTGACTATCGTCTGGCCGCACCGTAGTTCGTTTTACCTGCTAACTGCTGATTTTCATTGGCGAACCCTAGGTTCTTTCAGTTTGAGAGGTTCCTGCCCACAGCGCAAGCGGCAACAGTCATTTTTTGAGGGGCACGGTCGGCTGGCAGCGATCAAGTCGAGGCCCGAGAACTTGAGGAGAGAGCATTGAGCGCCAAGATTGCGGTATTCCCCGGTGATGGCATCGGACCAGAAGTGACCCGGGAGACGGTGGCCTGTCTCCGGAAACTGGATGAATCAGCCGGTATCGGTTTCGAATTTGAAGAGGCTCTTCTCGGGGGCTGCGCGATTGATGCTCTGGGGATTCCTCTCCCGCCAGAAACCGTGGCACTGGCCAAGGACTCCGACGCATGTCTTCTGGGCGCAGTCGGTGGGCCGAAATGGGATGACCCTCGGGCGAAGGTGCGTCCGGAACAAGCCTTGCTCGGGATTCGCAAGGAATTGGAGCTTTTCGCGAATCTTCGGCCGGTGACATTGAACGAGGCCCTCCTCGATGCGTCAACGCTGAAGCCCGAGGTTGTTCGCGGGGTTGACCTCCTGGTGATCCGGGAGCTGACCGGCGGCATTTACTTCGGCGAGCCGAGTGAACGTCGAGATGGTCCCCACGGACGCGAAGCCGTCGACACACTTTTCTACACGGAAGGAGAGGTTCGCCGCGTGGTGGAAGTCGCCTTTGATCTCGCTCGCAAGCGCCGTGGGAAAGTGACTTCGGTCGACAAGGCGAACGTGCTTTCGAGTTCGCGTTTGTGGCGCGAGGTGGCTCACGAAGTCGCTGCGGAAAACAAGGATGTGGATTACGAGGATCTGCTGGTTGATGCGATGGCGATGCATTTGATCCGGCGCCCTCGCGATTTCGATGTCGTGGTGACGGAGAATCTATTCGGAGACATTCTGACGGATGAGGCCGCGATGCTTCCGGGCTCAATGGGACTTTTGCCATCCGCTTCGCTCGGTACAAGGCGAGGCGAGGTTCAGGTGGCCGGGGAGACGCGTCCGACGATTTTCGGACTTTATGAACCGATTCACGGAAGTGCGCCGGACATCGCCGGCAAGGGGTTGGCGAATCCGTTGGCAGCGATTCTGTCGGCGGCCATGATGCTCAGATTCTCTTTGGGGCAGGATGAGGCCGCGGCGCGACTTGAAGGTGCGGTGGATGCAGTGCTCGCTGCAGGTCTCCGGACAGCCGATATGGCCATCGAGGGCGAATCTCCAATATCGACGACGGCAATGGGCCAAGCCGTGTGTGAACAGATCGGCTGATACGCTGTGGCTTCCATTTTTATTATCGGGGGTAGCGAAGATCTCGCGGCCGAGGTTCTCGGCGAATTGCTCTCTCGTGGCCATGATCCCGAGCAATTCCGGTTGCTCCACGACAGCGCCACAGCAGGAGAATTTGTTGCCGTTGGCGAGACCAGGTTTCGCGTGGAGCTTGCGAGCGAAGAAGCCCTGGAAGAGGCAGAAGCGGCTATCTTTCTGGGTGACGGGCTTCTGGCCAAGGATTTTGTCCCGCTCCTGGCCGAGCGGGGAACTCTGGTGGTGGATGCGAGTCCCTACTCGCGTCGCATGGGGCTGGGCACGCTTGTCGTACCCGAAGTGAACGGGGAGTTGCTGGGAGCGGAGGGTCGTTCCCAACTCTTTGCGTTTCCGATGGCGACGACGGTGGGATTGGCGATCGCTTTGGCCCCTCTACACGCATTTGCCGCGATTCGCAGAGTGGTGGCGACTGTTTTCGAGCCAGCCTCCCAACGCGGGCCCGCGGGAATCGAAATGTTGTCACGGCAGTCGGTAGCGATGGTCTCCGGTGAGGGGGTCGATCGCGAGAAACATCCCGAGACCTTCGCCTTCAATGTTCGACCACAGGCTGCGGGACCAGAGGGCGAAGGTTGGGCTTTCGATGAGCGGATGGTGTGTCAGGAAATCGAGTCGCTTTTCCCGCAACCCGCTTTCGACGTTTTTCTGACGATCACGCGCGTGCCGGTTTTCGTCGGAGCCGCCCAGTCACTTTGGGTCGAATTCGACAGCAACGTTTCGCTCGAGGAAGTTCAGGAGGCGTTGCGCGGCGCACCGAGCATTCTGGTCGCTGGAGACGAGCTTCCCGAGGCTACCGACGAGGAGGCGCAACTCGTGCTGGCGGATGAGGAGGCCGGTCCGCTCGACGTCGCCGGATCGAGTGCCGTCCATGTGGCACGTTTGCGGCTCGATCCGCTGCGTTCGGATTGTCTCGGAATGTGGATTGCCTTCGATGATATGCGCAAGGGGGTCGCGCTCGGAGTTGCCAGCGTGTTCGAACGGGCCTGGGGTCGGTACGGCCCGGAGTATTGACCTGAATGCGCTGGCGGGCAGTAGTGGCTTATGACGGGACCGGCTTTGTCGGATGGCAGACTCAAAGCGGTAACGGTCGGACGGTTCAGGAGGAACTCGAAGGCTGTTTGAGTACCGTGCTGCGAGAAGAGATTCGTGTCGAGGCAGCCGGACGCACCGATACAGGCGTCCATGCTCGCGGACAGGTCATCGCCTTCGACCACGCGGAATCAATCGAGGACGTCCCGCGAGCTCTCCATTCGATCAACTCGATTCTTTCGTCCGAAATCCGGGTTTACGAGTTCAGGCAAGCGGATCCGGACTTCGATCCGCGGCGTCATGCCGTGCGGCGGACTTATCGGTATCGGATCTGGAACGCACCGTTCAGCTCGCCATTCGAAGTGCGTACGTCGTGGCACGTGCGCGAATTGCTTGAGATCGACAGCATGCGGGAGGCGGCACGCGCGCTCCCCGGACGTCATGATTTTTTCAGCTTTCAAACTGCCGATAACATCGTGCGGCCAAGCGTGCGTGAATTGATGGTCGCCGAGGTTCACCGGGAATTGTCCCTGGTTGAGGTCGAGATCACCGCGAACGCCTTCTGCCGGGGGATGGTCCGTAACCTTGTCGGGCAACTCGTTGAGATTGGCAGGGGACGAGCTCCGGTGTCTTCCATGGCCGGGCTATTGGCCGAACGGGACCGCAGTCATGCCGCTCCTGCGGCCCCGCCGCAGGGTTTGTTTCTCGAAAGGGTGGATTATTCATGAATGTCGATATCAGCTGCCGAAAATGCGGGGAACGAAAACGCATGCCCATCGGGACGCCGGCTGCGGGCACTACCCTCGAAGACCATTTGCACCTGCTTCGCGAGAGGTTGACCCATCGCCCGAGCTTCGAGTGTTTTGGGGGGCATCTGGAGTTGCGCCCGCCTGTTCCCGAGTTCTGGGAAGTGCATTGGGAGACTGTGGGCGACTGATCGCAGGGTCAGTCGAGGGCTTCTTGGAGGTCGGCGGTCAGATCGTCGGAATCTTCGAGGCCAACGGCGATTCGAATCAGATTGTCCTTGATGCCGATTGCCAGACGCTCCTCGGAGCTGAGCTCGAAGAAGCTCATCAAAGCCGGTTGTTCGATCAGAGATTCCGCGCCTCCGAGAGAAGGCGCAATCTGGAAAATCCGAGCCTTGTCGACCACAGCGGATGTCTCTTCCAGACCACCGGCAAATTCGAAGCTGACGACACCTCCGAACCCGGTCATTTGCCGTGCCGCAATCTCGTGGCCCTCGTGGCTCGGCAGTCCGCAATAGTAGGCTCGCACGACGTTTGGATGGGCTTCGAGCATATGCGCGATACGCAAGGCGGATGCGTTCTGTTGGGCGACGCGAATCGGTAGCGTTTTGAGCCCTCGAATCAGCAGGTATGCCGCATGTGGGTCGAGAACCCCGCCGAGAACCCCCTGGCATTCGCGGATTGCGTCGATCAGAGGTTCGGATCCAAGGATGATGCCCGCCATGATGTCGTTGTGGCCAGCCATGTATTTGGTCGCCGAGTGCAAGACGAGATCAATGCCGTGCTCAAGCGGTCTCTGATTGACCGGGGTGGCGAAGGTAGAGTCGATGATGGAGATGAGGCCATGCTTCTTTGCGATATCGGCCAGGCGTTCCATATCGACGACCTTGAGGTAGGGGTTCGTGGGGGTTTCGCTGATGAGGACCCGCGTGCTCCCGGGTCGAATCGCCTCTTCGAGAGCGGCATAATCTCCGGTTGGGACGATGCTGACCTCGATGCCGAATTTGCTGAGTGTGCCGCGGCAGAACTGGCGAGTGCGGCGATAGCAGTCGTCCGTCATGACGATATGCTGGCCCTGTCGCAGCATGGCAAACAGAGTCGTGGTGATCGCCGACATCCCGGAGGAGAATGCGAGACCGGCCGCGGCACCTTCGAGCGCGGCGCATTTGGTTTCGGCGACTTTCTGGGTCGGGTTGCCGTACCTGCCATACTCCTCGCGAGGCTTCTGGCCGGACATATGCTCGATCAATTCTGCGGTGTCGCGGAAAACGTATGTCGAGGTTTGAACGATCGGCGTCGTGATCGCGTTGCTCTGGCGAGACTCCGTCTCGCCGCTGTGTACAGCCTGTGTCGCCAGACTGCGTCGAAGCGATTTATGAGCACCTGACTTGCTCATGGCATGCCTCCCGCACTCTGACTCGTCTTTTGGCGACGGTCGAGTTCTCGCAGGAGGGCGTCGCGAACGACTCCGGGATCGTTTGCCAGTTCGAGGGGCTGATTCGCCCAACGCCCATCGATATCGGACAGTTTCCCGGCGTGGTAGTCGGCTTTCTGGTCCGCGAATTTCAAGCCGTGGGCGGTCGAGATCACGACCACGCGCTGGTCTTTGGTGATCTCTCCCTTTTGGGCGAGCTTGAGAAGGGCTGCGAGTGCCACACCGGTATGGGGACAATTGAACATCCCCGTCCGATCGGCCCACGCAGCCGTATTGGCGAGTTCTTCCTCGTTGGCCTGTTCGACAATCCCGTCGAAATCGCGGAGTGCGCGGACGGCTTTGCGGTAGCTCACGGGGTTGCCGATACGAATGGCGCTCGCGAGGGTTTCCTTGGCTTCCACCGGTTCGAGTTCCCCGAGCCCGTTGAGGTAGGCACGGTAGAGAGGGTTCGCTGCCTCGGCCTGTGCAACTACGATGCGC encodes:
- the leuB gene encoding 3-isopropylmalate dehydrogenase — its product is MSAKIAVFPGDGIGPEVTRETVACLRKLDESAGIGFEFEEALLGGCAIDALGIPLPPETVALAKDSDACLLGAVGGPKWDDPRAKVRPEQALLGIRKELELFANLRPVTLNEALLDASTLKPEVVRGVDLLVIRELTGGIYFGEPSERRDGPHGREAVDTLFYTEGEVRRVVEVAFDLARKRRGKVTSVDKANVLSSSRLWREVAHEVAAENKDVDYEDLLVDAMAMHLIRRPRDFDVVVTENLFGDILTDEAAMLPGSMGLLPSASLGTRRGEVQVAGETRPTIFGLYEPIHGSAPDIAGKGLANPLAAILSAAMMLRFSLGQDEAAARLEGAVDAVLAAGLRTADMAIEGESPISTTAMGQAVCEQIG
- a CDS encoding Asd/ArgC dimerization domain-containing protein, with product MASIFIIGGSEDLAAEVLGELLSRGHDPEQFRLLHDSATAGEFVAVGETRFRVELASEEALEEAEAAIFLGDGLLAKDFVPLLAERGTLVVDASPYSRRMGLGTLVVPEVNGELLGAEGRSQLFAFPMATTVGLAIALAPLHAFAAIRRVVATVFEPASQRGPAGIEMLSRQSVAMVSGEGVDREKHPETFAFNVRPQAAGPEGEGWAFDERMVCQEIESLFPQPAFDVFLTITRVPVFVGAAQSLWVEFDSNVSLEEVQEALRGAPSILVAGDELPEATDEEAQLVLADEEAGPLDVAGSSAVHVARLRLDPLRSDCLGMWIAFDDMRKGVALGVASVFERAWGRYGPEY
- the truA gene encoding tRNA pseudouridine(38-40) synthase TruA — translated: MRWRAVVAYDGTGFVGWQTQSGNGRTVQEELEGCLSTVLREEIRVEAAGRTDTGVHARGQVIAFDHAESIEDVPRALHSINSILSSEIRVYEFRQADPDFDPRRHAVRRTYRYRIWNAPFSSPFEVRTSWHVRELLEIDSMREAARALPGRHDFFSFQTADNIVRPSVRELMVAEVHRELSLVEVEITANAFCRGMVRNLVGQLVEIGRGRAPVSSMAGLLAERDRSHAAPAAPPQGLFLERVDYS
- a CDS encoding aminotransferase class I/II-fold pyridoxal phosphate-dependent enzyme, producing the protein MSKSGAHKSLRRSLATQAVHSGETESRQSNAITTPIVQTSTYVFRDTAELIEHMSGQKPREEYGRYGNPTQKVAETKCAALEGAAAGLAFSSGMSAITTTLFAMLRQGQHIVMTDDCYRRTRQFCRGTLSKFGIEVSIVPTGDYAALEEAIRPGSTRVLISETPTNPYLKVVDMERLADIAKKHGLISIIDSTFATPVNQRPLEHGIDLVLHSATKYMAGHNDIMAGIILGSEPLIDAIRECQGVLGGVLDPHAAYLLIRGLKTLPIRVAQQNASALRIAHMLEAHPNVVRAYYCGLPSHEGHEIAARQMTGFGGVVSFEFAGGLEETSAVVDKARIFQIAPSLGGAESLIEQPALMSFFELSSEERLAIGIKDNLIRIAVGLEDSDDLTADLQEALD